The Streptomyces sp. NBC_01268 genome window below encodes:
- a CDS encoding SDR family oxidoreductase, which produces MDTPSPSEGALCLVTGASGYIGGRLVPELLDHGYRVRCLARHPDKLRDFPWAGRVEIVRGDVTDAASLREAFEGVEVAYYLVHSMSSTPHFEDRDRLAARTFAAETRAAGVRRVVYLGGLAPRGVPDEDLSPHMRSRTEVGRILLGSGVPTAVLRAAVVIGSGSASFEMLRYLTERLPVMVTPSWVGSRVQPIGVRDVLRYLVGSAALPSDVSRTFDIAGPDVLTYREMMVRYAQVAGLPKRLIVSVPMLTPRLSSQWIGLVTPVPAALARPLAESLRHEVVRTENDIVRYVPDGPGEPLTFDESLRLALRRVRDAKVTTRWSSAGTPGAPSDPLPTDPDWAGGSLYTDERSRAVNASPEALWRVIEGVGGDNGWYSFPLAWAVRGWADRLVGGVGLRRGRRDAARLRAGDALDFWRVEEIDRGRLLRLRAEMRLPGLAWLEMGVDRDERGRTSYRQRALFHPRGLAGQAYWWSVAPFHAVVFGGMARKIARTAEAESGRRTSPRGPREGGSPPGEPPSR; this is translated from the coding sequence ATGGACACTCCCAGCCCCTCCGAGGGCGCCCTCTGTCTGGTCACCGGTGCGAGCGGGTACATCGGCGGGCGGCTCGTGCCGGAGCTGCTCGACCACGGGTACCGGGTGCGGTGTCTCGCCCGGCATCCGGACAAGCTGCGGGACTTCCCCTGGGCCGGACGGGTGGAGATCGTGCGCGGGGACGTCACCGACGCGGCGAGCCTGCGGGAGGCGTTCGAGGGGGTCGAGGTCGCCTACTACCTGGTCCACTCGATGTCCTCGACGCCGCACTTCGAGGACAGGGACCGGCTCGCCGCCCGCACCTTCGCCGCCGAGACCCGGGCCGCCGGTGTGCGGCGCGTCGTCTACCTGGGCGGCCTCGCCCCGCGCGGCGTGCCGGACGAGGACCTCTCGCCGCACATGAGGTCCCGTACCGAGGTCGGGCGCATCCTGCTCGGCTCGGGCGTCCCCACCGCCGTCCTGCGGGCGGCCGTCGTCATCGGCTCCGGATCGGCCTCCTTCGAGATGCTGCGGTACCTGACCGAGCGGCTGCCCGTCATGGTCACGCCGAGCTGGGTCGGCAGCCGGGTGCAGCCCATCGGCGTCCGCGACGTGCTCCGTTACCTGGTGGGCAGCGCCGCCCTGCCCTCGGACGTCAGCAGGACCTTCGACATCGCCGGCCCCGACGTCCTCACGTACCGGGAGATGATGGTGCGGTACGCGCAGGTCGCGGGGCTGCCCAAGCGCCTCATCGTCTCCGTGCCGATGCTCACGCCCCGGTTGTCCAGCCAGTGGATCGGGCTCGTCACCCCGGTCCCCGCCGCCTTGGCGCGGCCCCTCGCCGAATCGCTCCGGCACGAGGTCGTCCGTACCGAGAACGACATCGTCCGGTACGTCCCGGACGGCCCGGGGGAGCCCCTCACCTTCGACGAGTCGCTGCGCCTCGCCCTGCGCCGGGTCCGGGACGCCAAGGTCACCACCCGCTGGTCCTCCGCCGGCACGCCCGGCGCGCCGAGCGACCCGCTGCCGACCGACCCCGACTGGGCCGGCGGCAGCCTCTACACCGACGAACGCTCGCGCGCCGTCAACGCCAGCCCGGAGGCGCTGTGGCGGGTCATCGAGGGTGTCGGCGGCGACAACGGCTGGTACTCGTTCCCGCTGGCCTGGGCCGTACGCGGCTGGGCCGACCGGCTCGTCGGGGGCGTGGGACTGCGCCGGGGGCGCCGGGACGCGGCGCGGCTGCGGGCCGGTGACGCGCTGGACTTCTGGCGCGTGGAGGAGATCGACCGCGGCCGGCTGCTCCGCCTCCGGGCCGAGATGCGTCTGCCCGGGCTCGCCTGGCTGGAGATGGGCGTCGACCGCGACGAGCGGGGCCGCACCTCGTACCGGCAGCGGGCGCTCTTCCATCCCCGGGGCCTCGCGGGGCAGGCGTACTGGTGGAGCGTGGCCCCGTTCCACGCCGTGGTCTTCGGCGGCATGGCCCGGAAGATCGCCCGGACCGCCGAGGCCGAGAGCGGACGGCGCACGTCGCCGCGGGGGCCACGAGAAGGCGGCTCTCCCCCGGGGGAGCCGCCGTCCCGCTAA
- a CDS encoding secondary thiamine-phosphate synthase enzyme YjbQ, with the protein MPFSTTILSLTTGSTETVTDLTRHCEDFLSRTAQGADGLLNLFVPHATAGLAILETGSGSDDDLLSALHHLLPADDRWQHRHGSPGHGRDHVLPALVPPHATVPVLGGRLELGTWQSICLVDTNKDNPVRQVRLSFLG; encoded by the coding sequence ATGCCCTTCAGCACCACGATCCTCAGCCTCACCACCGGCTCCACGGAGACCGTCACCGACCTCACGCGCCACTGCGAGGACTTCCTCTCCCGCACCGCCCAGGGCGCCGACGGCCTCCTCAACCTCTTCGTCCCCCACGCCACCGCCGGCCTCGCCATCCTGGAGACCGGCTCCGGCAGCGACGACGACCTCCTCTCCGCCCTCCACCACCTGCTCCCCGCCGACGACCGCTGGCAGCACCGCCACGGCTCCCCGGGTCACGGCCGCGACCACGTCCTCCCCGCCCTGGTCCCGCCGCACGCCACGGTGCCGGTGCTGGGCGGACGCCTGGAGCTCGGGACCTGGCAGTCGATCTGCCTGGTCGACACCAACAAGGACAACCCCGTCCGGCAGGTGCGGCTCAGCTTCCTGGGCTGA
- a CDS encoding cryptochrome/photolyase family protein, with product MTVSVVLYTSDLRVHDHPPLRAAVEGAQEVVPVFVRDPAVDRAGFAAPNRLAFLADCLADLDRGLAGRGGRLVVREGDTVSEVLALVRQTEADEVHMAAGVTAFAAARETRLRQALEGDGRRLYVHDGVVTVVPPGDVLPQGSDHFAVFTPYHRRWAAEPLRTPLPVPKEVRVPSEVRSASLPRRSAVPDVSPGLAVGGESEGRKRLGSWLAAHVDAYEEGHDDLAGDLTSRLSPHLHFGSVSATEAVHRARRRGGPGAAAFVRQLCWRDFHHQVLAARPGAAAEDYRPRHDHWRRGADAEADFAAWREGRTGYPVVDAAMRQLAHEGWMHNRGRLLTASFLTKTLRVDWREGARHFLGLLVDGDIANNQLNWQWAAGTGTDTRPNRVLNPVRQGRRYDPDGGYVRRWVPELAGLEGPAVHEPWRLVGLERAAVDYPEPLVDLSDALARFREDRDKA from the coding sequence ATGACCGTCTCCGTCGTTCTGTACACCTCCGACCTCAGGGTCCACGACCATCCGCCGCTCAGGGCCGCGGTCGAGGGGGCGCAGGAGGTGGTTCCGGTGTTCGTCCGCGATCCGGCCGTCGACCGCGCGGGCTTCGCCGCGCCCAACCGGCTGGCGTTCCTCGCCGACTGCCTCGCCGATCTCGACCGGGGACTCGCCGGTCGCGGCGGCCGGCTCGTCGTGCGGGAGGGCGACACCGTGTCCGAGGTGCTGGCGCTCGTGCGGCAGACCGAGGCCGACGAGGTGCACATGGCCGCGGGGGTGACCGCCTTCGCCGCGGCGCGGGAGACGCGGCTGCGCCAGGCGCTGGAGGGCGACGGACGCCGGCTGTACGTGCACGACGGCGTCGTCACCGTCGTACCGCCCGGCGACGTCCTTCCGCAGGGGTCGGACCACTTCGCCGTGTTCACGCCGTACCACCGGCGCTGGGCCGCCGAGCCGCTCCGGACGCCCCTGCCCGTCCCGAAGGAGGTGCGGGTGCCCTCGGAGGTGCGGTCCGCGTCCCTGCCGCGCCGCTCCGCGGTCCCGGACGTGTCGCCCGGGCTCGCCGTCGGGGGCGAGAGCGAGGGACGCAAGAGGCTGGGCTCCTGGCTGGCGGCCCACGTCGACGCGTACGAGGAGGGCCACGACGACCTGGCAGGCGACCTCACCTCCCGGCTCTCGCCCCACCTCCACTTCGGCTCCGTCTCCGCGACCGAGGCGGTGCACCGGGCGCGCCGGCGGGGCGGGCCGGGCGCCGCCGCGTTCGTACGGCAGCTGTGCTGGCGCGACTTCCACCATCAGGTCCTGGCCGCGCGCCCCGGGGCGGCGGCCGAGGACTACCGGCCGCGGCACGACCACTGGCGGCGGGGCGCCGACGCGGAAGCCGACTTCGCCGCCTGGCGGGAGGGGCGGACCGGCTATCCCGTCGTCGACGCCGCCATGCGCCAGCTCGCCCACGAGGGGTGGATGCACAACCGGGGCCGGCTGCTCACGGCCTCCTTCCTGACGAAGACGCTCCGCGTCGACTGGCGGGAGGGGGCGCGCCACTTCCTCGGTCTGCTGGTGGACGGCGACATCGCGAACAACCAGCTCAACTGGCAGTGGGCGGCGGGCACGGGTACGGACACGCGGCCCAACCGTGTCCTCAACCCGGTGCGGCAGGGGAGGCGGTACGACCCGGACGGCGGTTACGTGCGGCGCTGGGTCCCGGAGCTCGCCGGGCTCGAAGGCCCGGCCGTCCACGAGCCGTGGCGGCTCGTCGGGCTCGAACGGGCCGCCGTGGACTACCCGGAACCGCTGGTCGACCTCTCCGACGCCCTGGCGCGTTTCCGGGAGGACCGGGACAAGGCATGA
- a CDS encoding ATP-binding protein — protein sequence MESWRPPESGPYVGRDEAVGELGSLLRTRRLVTLVGLGGIGKSRLAARVAEMFGPDAPATGAEGFGPHGPGPAADAPGPDALRPEGPRPDAFAAVHWSPLWSLTGPSLVTSLVADACGLSDHSAGDPVDTLADWIGSRRVLLVLDSCEHVLAACAALVRVLLARCPALVVLATSREPLGMAEETRFPVGPLDPDTEAVELFAARAAAVGVRWTRPEEFVAAADVCRRLEGVPLALELAAGHLRQRPVDAMARLLRGRLALAREPESRVQPARHRALRTTIGWSHELCEPHERLLWARLSVFRSGATVEDVTRVCRGGPLTDAVLARALEGLARKSVVTLSDDRVHLYDTVREYGALWLAELGETRTTRTRHALRFHELALAAEESWWGSVQAETAARLTACHGDLCAALEHLLATDPQRAAELAGAVGFFWACSGHLHEASHYLEECLRRVAGPSAVTARLCWALGVVRCLRGEYDTAARLAGRADEEAVRAGDASLLADAAYLRGLVMLLRGEPRNALAVADRALAGPACGAAAAARCRLVRVFALTAVGAVPRARAAAEALRDDCVAAGEHWTRAYTEYQLAVMALSEERASDAAAHSRAMLRGKRLIGDAFGLGLGLDLLAVALAALERGEEAAVAYGAGHVFWEMVGHPQRGTPELKPLRQRAERAARLQIGDGAYEAAYRLARIADPFRTLETMLTG from the coding sequence ATGGAGTCGTGGAGGCCGCCGGAGAGCGGGCCGTACGTGGGGCGGGACGAGGCCGTCGGGGAGCTGGGCTCCCTGCTGCGCACGCGGCGGCTGGTGACGCTGGTGGGCCTGGGCGGGATCGGCAAGTCCCGGCTCGCCGCGCGGGTGGCCGAGATGTTCGGACCGGACGCGCCGGCGACGGGCGCGGAGGGGTTCGGACCGCACGGGCCGGGACCGGCCGCGGATGCCCCCGGCCCCGACGCGCTCCGGCCGGAGGGCCCCCGGCCGGACGCGTTCGCCGCCGTCCACTGGTCCCCCCTCTGGTCCCTGACCGGCCCCTCCCTGGTCACCTCGCTGGTCGCCGACGCCTGTGGTCTGTCGGACCACTCGGCGGGCGATCCGGTGGACACCCTGGCCGACTGGATCGGGTCCCGCCGCGTCCTGCTGGTCCTGGACTCCTGCGAGCACGTCCTCGCCGCCTGCGCCGCGCTCGTCCGCGTCCTCCTCGCGCGCTGCCCCGCGCTCGTGGTGCTCGCGACCAGCCGCGAGCCGCTGGGGATGGCCGAAGAGACGCGGTTCCCCGTCGGCCCGCTGGACCCCGACACCGAGGCGGTGGAGCTCTTCGCCGCGCGCGCGGCGGCCGTGGGCGTCCGGTGGACCCGGCCCGAGGAGTTCGTCGCCGCCGCCGACGTGTGCCGCCGACTGGAGGGGGTGCCGCTGGCGCTGGAGCTCGCCGCCGGGCACCTGCGGCAGCGGCCGGTGGACGCGATGGCCCGGCTCCTGCGCGGCCGGCTCGCACTCGCCCGGGAGCCGGAGAGCCGGGTCCAGCCGGCCCGTCACCGGGCGCTGCGGACCACGATCGGGTGGAGCCACGAGCTGTGCGAGCCCCACGAACGCCTGCTGTGGGCACGACTTTCGGTCTTTCGTTCGGGTGCCACGGTGGAGGACGTGACGCGGGTCTGCCGCGGCGGACCGCTGACCGACGCCGTGCTGGCCCGGGCCCTCGAAGGGCTGGCCCGCAAGAGCGTCGTCACGCTGTCCGACGACCGGGTGCACCTGTACGACACCGTGCGCGAGTACGGGGCGCTGTGGCTGGCGGAGCTCGGCGAGACGCGGACGACGCGCACCCGGCACGCCCTGCGCTTCCACGAACTGGCCCTGGCCGCCGAGGAGTCCTGGTGGGGGTCGGTGCAGGCGGAGACGGCCGCGCGGCTGACCGCCTGCCACGGCGACCTGTGCGCGGCGCTGGAGCACCTGCTGGCGACCGACCCCCAGCGGGCCGCCGAACTCGCCGGCGCGGTCGGCTTCTTCTGGGCCTGCTCGGGGCACCTTCACGAGGCCTCGCACTATCTGGAGGAGTGCCTGCGACGGGTCGCCGGGCCCTCGGCCGTGACGGCGAGGCTGTGCTGGGCACTGGGGGTGGTGCGGTGCCTGCGCGGCGAGTACGACACGGCGGCGCGGCTGGCGGGCCGGGCCGACGAGGAGGCGGTACGGGCGGGGGACGCGTCGCTGCTCGCGGACGCGGCGTACCTGCGCGGCCTGGTGATGCTGCTGCGGGGCGAGCCCCGGAACGCGCTGGCCGTCGCCGATCGCGCGCTGGCCGGCCCGGCGTGCGGCGCGGCCGCGGCGGCCCGGTGCCGGCTGGTGCGCGTGTTCGCGCTGACGGCCGTCGGCGCCGTGCCGAGGGCACGGGCGGCCGCCGAGGCGTTGCGGGACGACTGCGTCGCGGCCGGAGAGCACTGGACGCGCGCCTACACGGAGTACCAGCTGGCGGTGATGGCCCTGTCGGAGGAGCGCGCGTCCGACGCCGCCGCACACTCCCGGGCGATGCTGCGCGGCAAGCGCCTCATCGGCGACGCCTTCGGTCTCGGCCTGGGCCTCGACCTGCTGGCGGTCGCCCTTGCGGCGCTGGAGCGGGGCGAGGAGGCGGCGGTCGCGTACGGGGCGGGCCACGTGTTCTGGGAGATGGTCGGGCATCCCCAGCGGGGCACCCCCGAGTTGAAGCCCTTGCGGCAGCGGGCCGAGCGGGCGGCCCGCCTCCAGATAGGCGACGGCGCGTACGAGGCCGCGTACCGACTGGCGCGGATCGCCGACCCGTTCAGGACCCTGGAGACGATGCTGACCGGTTAG
- a CDS encoding putative leader peptide yields the protein MLRTALLTTRGHIDLLRVASAACRRGR from the coding sequence ATGTTGCGTACAGCCCTGCTCACCACGCGCGGTCACATCGACCTGCTGCGGGTGGCTTCCGCCGCGTGTCGTCGCGGCCGCTGA